Proteins co-encoded in one Neofelis nebulosa isolate mNeoNeb1 chromosome 2, mNeoNeb1.pri, whole genome shotgun sequence genomic window:
- the LOC131490971 gene encoding phenylalanine--tRNA ligase alpha subunit-like, translated as MIVVITTISSSFLFQLIEHLYLPSKGLAPGYKYKIREEDANACARHQPQPRMTGRARRQPQLRPPPPDPEKADHERQVLFPGLQNKTLGAMHLAEFHQLEGIVAALDCTLGHLRAVMRQFFTKPGITKLCFKLSYRPCREPSMCFVWCSGVLEA; from the coding sequence atgattgtgGTGATAACCACAATaagttcttcctttctcttccaattGATCGAGCACCTCTACTTACCCAGCAAAGGCTTGGCTCCTGGGTACAAGTACAAGATCCGGGAAGAAGACGCAAACGCGTGCGCACGACATCAGCCGCAGCCGCGCATGACCGGCCGCGCACGACGTCAGCCGCAGCTGCGCCCTCCGCCGCCCGACCCAGAAAAAGCCGATCATGAGCGCCAAGTCCTTTTCCCTGGACTTCAGAACAAGACCCTGGGCGCTATGCACTTGGCCGAGTTCCACCAGCTCGAGGGCATTGTAGCTGCCCTTGATTGCACCCTGGGGCATCTCAGGGCCGTCATGAGGCAGTTCTTCACCAAACCGGGTATCACCAAGCTGTGCTTCAAGCTGTCCTACAGGCCCTGCAGGGAACCCAGCATGTGTTTTGTGTGGTGTTCAGGGGTCCTTGAGGCCTGA